TTGAAGTTGGTGGATAGCTTGCCGCGCAATGAGACGGGGAAGTTGCCGAGGGCGGCGTTGTTGGCCTTGCTGTAGCCGGCCTTTGACCTTTGCTCCCTCTCCCCTTTGGGGTGAGGGATGGGTGCTCGCCTTATCGTTTCGATGAAACCGTCACCCCTGCGCAGGCAGGGGTCCAGTGACTTTGGCTCTCGCTTGGTTGTCGCGTGGTCGCGACCTGGCTCGCCTGCGGCGGGCTTTCGACCTCCTGCCGGAGGCCGAGTTACTTTTCTTTGCTTGCCGAAGAAAAGTAACCCGAAGAAGGGCACCCCGGATGAGTCGCCTTCCGGGCTATCGCCCTCCAGGTGCGCGTGCGGGTTCCGGGCTTTTCGACAGGGCTCCTGCCCTGGCGAAAAGGAATCGGCATCCGTGCCGATTCCCCTGCGGGCCTTCTCTCCACCCGCCCGCCGCCTCATACGGGGCCCTGGTAGATCAAAAGCAGCAAGCTCACGGCTCGTGCAGCTCTGCTGCACATCGCATCGCCGCGGGTAGCGTTGTTCCTGCTCTAGTGCGTAAAGTCAGGCAGAAGAGAAAGACGATGCCGCTAGGTGGCGAGTTATCCACAGCGGTCGGGACGCGTGGCGCGAGCTTTATCTAGCCCCGGCGCTCGGAAAGCGTAGTAAAGCCCGCTTCAATTCCTCTCCGCATCAGCGCGATGTGCAGCTCCGCTGCACGAGCCGTGAGCTTGCAGCCTTTGATCTACCGGGCCCCTTGTGCGGCGGTGAGGGGTGGACGAGAAGGCCCGCAGGGGGGATCGGCACGGATGCCGATCCCTTTTCGCCGGGGCAGGAGCCCCGTCGAAAAGCCCGGCCGCCTCTCACGAACTGGCCGGCTTCGCCGGCCAGCGCCAAGCGGGGGTGCCCTTTCTTCGGGTTACTTTTCTTCGGCAAGCAAAGAAAAGTGACTCGGCTTCCGGTAGGAGGACGAAACGCCCGCGGCGTAGGCGGCCAGGTCACGGCAACGCCACAACCACGCGACAACCAGCCTGAACCCCACCTCATGCTGCGCTGCGAAATCCCCTCCCTCCCCTTACAATGTCCCATTACGCCGCCCTCGGCGCACCATCTTCAGCAGTTGGAGTCCCCATGAAAGTCCTGGTCATCGGCAGCGGCGGGCGCGAACACGCGCTGGCGTGGAAGCTCAAGCAGTCGCCGCGCGTAAGCGAAGTGATCGTGGCTCCGGGCAACGCGGGCACCGCGCGCGAAAAGGGCTTGCGCAACGCAAATCTGGCGGTGACCGACCTGGATGGCCTGCTCAAGCTCGCCAAGGACGAGAAGGTCGAGCTGACCGTGGTGGGCCCGGAAGTACCGCTGGTGGCGGGTCTGGTCGACAAGTTCCGCGCCGCCGGCCTGCGTTGCTTCGGTCCCCGCGCGATCGCGGCGCAGTTGGAGGGTTCCAAAGCGTTCGCCAAGGATTTTCTGCTCCGCCACAACATCCCCACCGCGCGCTATGCCGTGTTCACGCAGCTCGACCCTGCTCTTGCCTATGTACGCAAGCATGGCGCTCCCATCGTCATCAAGGCCGACGGCCTGGCGGCAGGCAAGGGCGTGGTGGTGGCGCTGACGCTGGCGGATGCCGAACAGGCGTTGCATGACATGCTGGGGGCACACCAGTTTGGCGACGCTTCCGCGCGCGTGGTGATCGAGGAATTCCTTGATGGCGAGGAAGCCAGCTACATCGTGATGAGCGACGGTCAGCACGCGCTGCCGATGGCCAGCAGCCAGGACCACAAGCGCCGCGACGAAGGCGACCTGGGCCCGAACACGGGCGGCATGGGCGCCTACTCGCCCGCGCCGGTGGTCACGCCGGAAGTCGAGAAGCGCATCCTCAAGGAAGTGATCGAGCCGACGCTGCGCGGCATGGCCATGGAAGGTGCACCGTTCATCGGCTTCCTCTACGCAGGCCTCATGATCGATAAGAGCGGCATGCCCAAGGTCATCGAGTTCAACGTGCGCTTCGGCGATCCGGAAACGCAGCCGATCATGCTGCGCCTGAAGTCGGATCTGGTGGAGCTGATCGAGGCTGCGCTCGACGGCGAACTTCACCACACTCATGTGCAATGGGATACGCGCCCGTCACTGGGCGTGGTGATGGCGGCGGGCGGGTACCCGGGCAAGGTGCGTAGTGGTGATGTCATCAGCGGGCTGGATAGCGATTTCGGCCCGGACACGAAGGTGTTCCACGCCGGTACGCAGTTGGATGCTCAGGGCCACGTTGTTTCAGCCGGCGGCCGCGTGCTCACGGTTTGCGCGCTTGGCAAGGACATCGCCGCTGCTCGCGAGAATGCTTATGCGGCAGTGTCGAAGATTCATTACGAAGGCGCGTTCTGTCGCCGCGACATCGCGCATCGCGCGCTGCATCGCAGCTGATTCGCCGGGCGTCTCGCCTCGTTTTGAAAAGCCCCGGACGTCAGGGGCTTTTTCATATCGTGTTCCGCGCGAGCGTCAACCCGGGATCTCTGGCTCGACCAGTTGCGCGAGATGGATCAGCGATTCCTGCCAGCCAAGGTAGCACTGGTCGGTCGGAATCACCTCAGGAATGCCTTCCTGCACAACATGCAGTTCCGTGCCGCAGGAAACCTTCTTGAGCGTGATCGTCGTCTGCATCTCGCCGGGCAGATTGGCGCCGTCGAAGCGTGCCGTGTAGCGGATGCGTTCGCCCGGAACAAGCTCATGATAGGTGCCACCAAACGAATGGCTGTTGCCACTCGTGAAGTTGGTGAAGGACATCTGATAAGTGCCGCCCACCTTGGCATCCATCTGATGCACTTTGCCGGTAAAGCCATGCGGCGGCAGCCAGCGTGCCATGGCGTCCGGGGTCGTAAAGGCGCGATAGATCTTCTCAGGCGTGGTGCGAAGGACACGATGAAGCGTGACGGTTCCGGTGGTCATGCGATTGCTCCATGGAAGGAATGAACAAGCTCGTGCGGCCTGTTATGGATTCGACGAACGAAGTAGCTCCATTTCGACGCGCACGTTCAGGCGCGTTTGCGTAGGAAGACGTGCGTGGCCCGCTCGCCGGGCACGCTGTCTACGGTTTCATACCCGAGCGCGGGTAGATCCAGGCCCGCAAACAGCGCTTCGCCGCGGCCCATAAGGATCGGGCGCACGGCAAGATGAAGGTCGTCGAGTAATCCTGCCTGCAGATATTGGCGTACCGTGGCGGCGCCACCCCCGACGCGCACGTCCTGCTTGCCGGCCGCCGCGCGCGCCTGCTCAAGCGCAGCGTGGATGCCTTCAGTAACGAAATGGAACGTGGTGCCACCGGCCATGGTGAGCGGCGGCCGTGCGTGATGCGTCAGCACGAACACGGGCACGTGGTACGACGGCTCATCGCCCCACCAGCCCTTCCAGCTGTCGTCCGGCCATGGTCCGCGTACCGGTCCGAACATATTGCGCCCGAGGATCCATGCGCCGATACCGTCAAAGCCTTTCTCCGCTATGCCATTGTCGACACCTGTCTCGCCATCGCCGCTTCCGTACATGCGCTGGAACATGCGCGTGGCAAAGAACCATTCCATAAGTGCGGGGCCGCCGACGCCCAGCGGGTTCTCCAGGTCCTGATTCGGGCCGGCACTGAAGCCGTCCAGGGAAACGGCGAAGCTCTGCACACGAAGTTTCGACATGGTTTGTTGTCCTTCAAAGAGTGATCGACTATGCGACGAAGAAAGCGCTTCCATTTCGACACGGCACCCCATGCTCCCCCAAGGTGCCTTCCGGATGTTGCTGGTTTCCACCACGCGCTGCGGTCAGTGAACTGTGGCCTGCGCCGAACGGCAGTGGCTGAACGGCCGGCCAAGGGACATTGCCCCAAGCCATAACGCAAACCGGGTCATGGCGGCGTGTCGAGTCTCGATTCCGCATACGCTGGTAGCGCCACTAGATGGGTCGACCAGGGCTTTCAACAAGAACGGCAACGACCTATAGCGATGAGCGGGGGCTTTCGCGCTAGGCTTGCCGCCACGACACGCAAGGGATCCGCATGAGCCAATTCAGCCTGCTTGGAAGCCGCCGCTTCGCGCCCTTCTTCTGGACGCAGGCGCTGGGTGCGTTCAACGACAGCGCGTTCCGCAACGCCATGGTCACGCTGGTGGCATTCCAGATGGGGCTGGATGACAAATCGGTGTCGCTCTACACCAATCTGGCGCCAGCGCTGTTCATCCTGCCCTACTTCCTGTTTTCGGCCACCGCAGGGCAGCTGGCGGAGAAGTACGAGAAGACGCGCATCATCCGCTACGTGAAGCTGTTCGAGATCGCCGCGATGGTGGTCGCTTCGATTGGCTTCTACACGCATCACACCACGCTTCTGCTGGTAGTGCTGTTCCTGATGGGACTGCACTCCACAACCTTCGGGCCCATCAAGTACGCCATCCTGCCGCAGGCGCTGAAGCCGGAAGAACTGGTGGGCGGTAACGGTTTGGTGGAGATGGGCACGCAGCTGGCGATACTGATCGGCATGATCGCCGGCGGCTCGCTGATGATGATCCATGGCCATGGGCCCATCGCTGCCTCGGCTGCGACCATCGCCATTGCCGTGCTCGGTTACCTTGCCAGTCGCCGCATTCCTCCCGCGCCAGCCACCGCCCCCGATCTTGTCTTCAATTGGAACCCGGTGACGGAGACCGCGCGTGTGCTCGGCATCACCAAGGCCGACCGGCGCGTGTTCAACGCCGTGCTCGGCATCTCCTGGTTCTGGTTCTTCGGCACCGTGCTTGTCGCGCAGTTGCCCAACTACACGCGCCTCAACCTGGGTGGTGATGGTTCGGTCGGAGTGCTGGTGCTTACCTTGTTCTCGCTGGGCACGGGCATCGGTGCGCTGTTGTGCGAGCGCATGTCGGGTCGCCGCGTAGAGGTGGGGCTGGTGCCCCTGGGCGCGTTCGGCCTTACCGCGTTCGGCGTGGATCTGTTTTTCGCCCATCCGCATCTGGCTACCGTGCATGGCCTGGACTGGCTTGCCTTCCTGCATTCCGCCGGAAGCTGGCGCGTGGTGATGGATCTCACGTTGATCGGCGTGTTCAGCGGCTTCTACGTGGTGCCGCTGTTCGCCTATGTGCAGGCGCGTACGCCGCGCGATCGTCTGTCGCGCGTGATCGCGGGCAACAACATCCTCAACGCGCTCTTCATTTGCATGGCCTCGGGGTTTGGCCTGGGGCTGGGTGCGGCGGGGCTGACGGCGGTGCAGATCTTCCTTGCTGTGGCGCTGCTCAACGTAGTGGTGGCGGTTTACATCTTCACCATCGTTCCAGAGTTCTTGATGCGCTTCATCACCTGGGTGCTGGTGAACACGTTGTACCGCGTGCGCGTCGACGGGCTGGAGAACATCCCGGAAGAAGGCCCCGCGCTGCTGGTGTGCAACCACGTTAGTTTCATGGACCCGCTGCTGCTGATGGCGAATCTGCGGCGGCCCGCGCGCTTTGTCATGTACTACAAGATCTTCAACATCCCGGTGCTGAAGTTCGTGTTCCACACTGCCAAGGCGATTCCCATCGCCGGGCAGAAGGAAGATCCGGAGGTGCTGAATCGAGCGTACGAAGAAGTGGATGCGGCGCTGGCCGATGGCGACTTGGTGTGCATCTTCCCCGAGGGCGGATTGACCAAGGATGGCGATATCGGGCCGTTCCGTCCGGGCGTGTCGCGCATCCTGGAACGTCGTCCGGTACCCGTCGTGCCGCTGGCGTTGCGCGGCCTGTGGGGCAGCGTGTGGAGTCGCCGCGACTCGATGATGCACCGCGCTCGCCTGCCGCGCCGCTTCCGTGCGCGCGTGGAACTGGTCGGCAGCGCGCCGATCGCACCGCAGGACGTTCGCATGGATGCGCTCGAGGCCCGCGTGCGCGAGCTGCGCGGCGATATGGCCTGAGCTCCGGTTACCTCATGTGGAGCACGCACGCCCAGCGGGGTGTGCGTTGATGTTTACGCTTAGCGGCTCTTAGGCCATCCAGCCTGCGATGACCACTAGCGCTACCACGCTGAGCCACGCGAGCAGCGCGCGAAGCAGCGCGCCGCGAAGGCGGATCAGCTCGGCCAGCGTATCGATGCGTTCTTCCGCATAGCCGTCACCCGCTTCGATATCCACCTGCACATCTGCACGTGCAGCTGCGCCGAGGAAGCCGGCGCCTTCCACATACCAACTGTTGGGCGACTGCTGCTGGTGCCAGCGCTTCCAGGCGCCGATCACGGCATCCCAATGGCCGACCAGTGCCAGCGTGAACACCATCAGCTGCGCCGGCAGCCAGTCGACTACGTTGGCGAAGGAGCGCGCCGCGTGGCGCGCGGGCGTGTCCAGGCGCAAGGTCTGGTCGCGGCCCAGCGTCTGCGCGAGGCGATAGAGCAGCGCGCCGACCGGGCCCAGCAAGAAGAACCAAAGCAGCACGCCAAAGCGGCGATGCAGGGCCGCGTAGGCGGTGGCCTCGCCGAGCGATACGGCGTTCCAGGCGACCGGGTCGCCGTCATCCGACAAGGCTTGGGCCGCGGCTTCGCGCGAAGGCTGATCGGGCGCCTTGATGATGGCTTCGAGATCGGCTTCGTAGGCGTGCGGGCCAAAGCAGTACAGCAGCACTACGAACGAGAACACCAGGCGGAACAGTTCGCTGCCCGGCAGCAAGCCGATCAGCCAAAGGGCGATGATGCACAACACCACCGGCACGCCGAGCGTTACCGCAACGCGTGCGGGACCGGCGGTGTCCCCCAGTTGTGCCACCCAACGGCGGAATCCGCCATCGCCACGCCAATGCGCGAGTTGCGGCATGACGTGCACCAGGCCGAGTGCGATGAGTGCGGATAGCAAGCTGACAGCCATGGATGCGAATCTCCTGTCGACGGCCGCATTGTAGGGCAAGGTCGTGACGGGTTATCGCCCTGTCATGCGGCGACGCTCGTGCTCGTCATATCGTCGAAAGCCGAATGACGTCGAGGGCGTTGCAAAGGTCGCTTCAGCCTTTGTAACGCTTCACCAGCTCATCCAGTTCAAGCCCCGCTTGCTGGCGCAACCAATGCTCGAGCAGGCGATAGGACACGGACAGCGGTGGCGAAGGAAGGAAGCTACCGTCGGCCATGCCGTCGACAATCTCCTGCGGCGTGAACCAACGCGCGTCTTCCAGCTCGTGATCACGCAAGCGAATACTGCGGTTCAACGCCTTAGCGGTGAAGCCGACCATCAGCGATTGCGGCAGTGGCCATGGCTGTGACGAGTGGTAATGCACCTCGCCCACGACCACGCCGGATTCTTCGGCGACCTCGCGGCGCACGGCGTCTTCCAGTGCTTCGCCCGGTTCGACGAAACCTGCCAACGTCGAATAACGCCCCGTCGGCCAGCCCGCCTGGCGGCCGAGCAGGCAGGCGTCTTCGTGTTCCACGATGACGATGACAGCGGCGTCGGTGCGCGGGAACTGCATGCGGCCGCAGTCGTTGTTAGTGCACTGCGCGCGATGACCGGCCGCCACCAACACCAGCGGCGAACCGCAATAAGGACAGTGGCGCGTTTCGCGCTGCCAGTGCGCGAGGCCCTTGCCATAGGCGAACAGGCGGGCTTCGTCCTCTGGCAACAGCAGGCCCACCTCACGCAGCCCGCCGCGGCGTGCGCCCAGCGCATGCTCCAGGTCGGCCGCGCGCTGGTCATCATCCAGCGCAATGAGGAAGTTCGGCCGCTCGCCGGTGAGACCGAGGAAGCTCGCCTTCGCATCGCCCAGTAGGCGCTCGCGTTCGGCACTGTCCAGCCAGCGCAGCGCAGAGCCTTCCGCGCGCAGGTAGGTTTGCCCCAGTGGATCGATCAGCACGTAGCGCGCACTGTCGGATGCGGCCAGCTCGTTGATCCACATGGATTCATCGCGCCGCTCGGCGACGCGGTCGAGGATCAGACTGAGGCCCGCGAACGTGTTGTGTCGCGGCGGGGCGGTGCGATCCATGCGGTGGCCAGGCTCAGGTGGAGAAAGAGGAGCCGCAGCCGCAGGTGGTCTTGGCGTTGGGGTTGCGGATAACGAACTGCGAACCGCTCAGGCTTTCCGAATAGTCGATTTCGGCGCCAGTGAGGTACTGCAGCGACAGCGGATCCACCAGCAGCGTGACGCCTTCGCGCGCTATCGCGTAGTCGTCCTCGGCCTGGGCTTCGTCAAAAGTGAAGCCGTACTGGAAGCCCGAACAGCCGCCGCCGGTGATGTACACGCGCAGCTTGAGCTCCGGATTGCCCTCTTCCTGAATGAGCTCGTGCACCTTGCGGGCCGCAGCCTCGGTGAACACCAGCGGAGTGCCGGCGCTGCGGTAGTCGGGAACGATGGGGAGAGAGACGACGGTATCCATGGGACTCAAGTGGGGGTGCGGCAACCTGTAAGCAAGGATACCGCGATCAGGCGGGTAGGGCTTCCGCGTCGGCCAGCGTTGGTGCCGGGAGCTCGCGAGGAGCCTCGGCGGAATGGTGGCTCATGCGCCCGTTCACCTGGGCACCGGCGGCCATTTCCAGGGTGCGGTAATGCACGTCGCCAACCACGCGGGCTTCCGGAGCCAGTTCCAGGCGCTCGGCGGCGTGGATGTCGCCGCGGACATGGCCGTTGATGATGGCGTGAGGCACGCGGACCTCGCCCTCCACGTGGCCGCTCTCGCTAAGCGTAAAGACCGCGCCCTGCTCCTCAGCCAGCACCGAGCCGACAACCTGGCCGTCGAGATGCAACGCGCCGCTGAAACGCACGTCGCCCTGGATAACGGTGCCGCGCGCGATCAGGCTGGTGTCCGGATGGGCTGGCGCTCGCTCGCTGCGCTTACGGTTGAGCATCTTGTTCCCCTTGAGTCGGTGTGAGGTGGCCAGACAGCGCCTCGCCCCAGGCGACCGCGCGCGTCACAGCATCGTCCCCAGCCGGCTGCACCTTGATGACGAGGCGGGTGGGTCGGAAATCGGCGGGCAGCACAATGGTGCTGTGGAGCTGCTGGAAATACTTGAAACGGAAGGGAATGCCGTCGTGCTGGGCGGTGTCGCCCAGCGACGGCCAATCGAGCTGGACCACCTTGTCGGCGCGCAAGCCTTCGATGCTGACCGTGGCATTGCCGGTGACGTCGTCACCGCGCTTGGCGTTCTGGGTCAGGCTGAGCGTAAGGTTCCAGGCGTGCGAGTTCTCGACCGGCTGCAGGCGGACTTCCTGCACTTTGAGCCCTTCGCGCTGGGCGTCGCCGCCGGTCAGGCGGGAATAGAAACCCAGGTCGGCCCGCAGGCCGCTGATCTCCTCCTCGCGTTCGGACAGCGTCTTGCGCAACGAACTGTTGGCGATGTCCGCCACCTGGCCTGCGCGCTGCAGGTTGGCCACCTGCTGCTGGAGATCATTGTTCTGCCGGGTGAGCGCTTTGAGCTGGCGCTCCTCGGCGGCCACCGGGGTACCGTGGTGGGCAATGCCACCCACCACCAGGCCCACGATGAGCAGGCTGGCGACCCAGGCCGCGCCCAACCACAGTCGCCGCCGTCCGACGAACGCGTCGTGCGGACGTACCACGAAGCGCGGTGGTGGACGTGAAGCCATACGTGGCTTTCCCAGGGAAAAGCAACGTATAGCCCCGGCGTGCAGAGAGCGTCAAGGAACGGTGGCACGCTTTGCGACCGTTCCCACGGGGACGGTCAGCTGTCGATCTTGGACTGCAGGTAGCGCTCGGCGCTGAGGTCCTTGATCAGGCTGAACTGGGTTTCCAGCCAGTCGATGTGCTCTTCCTCGTCGTGGAGGATGCCCTTGAACAGGTCACGGCTGACGAAGTCGGCGATGCTCTCGCTGTAGACAATGGCTTCGCGCAGATCCTTCACGGCGGCCATTTCCAGGTCAAGGTCGCCCTGCAGGCATTCCACCGGGTTTTCGCCGATGCGCAGCTTGCCAAGGTGCTGCAGGTTGGGCAGGCCGTCGAGGAACAGGATGCGCTCGATCAAATGATCGGCGTGCTTCATCTCCTCGATGGATTCCTTGTGCTCGTGCTCGGCAAGCTCGTTGTAGCCCCAGTCCTTGTACATGCGGTAATGCAGCCAGTACTGATTGATGGCGGTCAACTCGTTGTAGAGCACCTTGTTGAGGAACTCGATGACCTTGGCGTCGCCCTTCATGGGAAGTCTCCTTGCTGCGTGGCAAGCGACTATACGGCGTCTGTTTTTCACATGCCGTAACGAGAATGAATAGGAGTTGCGCATGCGAAAACGCGCAGCCAGGGCTGCGCGTCGCGGGGTACATCGAGGTGGGCCGGAGTCAGGCCACGGCAACCAACGGCAAGGTCGTCAGCACTTGCTGCACAGCCATATCCAGCGTGGCGCGGGCTTCCTGCTCGCAGCATCCGCAGCAGTCCGAACAGCCCGTGCGAGCCTGCAGCTCGGAGAACTGATGGACGCCCTCTGAGGCGGCTCGGCGGATGTCGCCGTCGGTCACGGCGTTGCACATGCAGATATACATGGGTGTATATGGGAACGCAAATGCGAATGATTGTCAACTAATGACGGAGTAGTGTTCGGGGCCGCTTGTTCAGGCGCCGTCCGGTTAGTTGAAGAGCGGGTGCGCACAAATCGCCCGGAAGACGCCCCGGTCTCAAGCCGCTGCCTTGCCCTTGCGCGAGCCGTCGCCACGGTCGGGATGCGGCAGCTCGCCCAGCTCAACGCTCAACAGCGTTTCCACCAAGGGCGCAAAGTGGCGCAAGGCACGCTCGTAGACTTGGCGCTTGAAGTTGACCACGTGGGCAGCCGGGTACCAGAAATCCACCCAACGCCATTGGTCGAACTCGGGCTTTTCGCAGGCATCGAGGCGCAAGTCCTCCTCGGCACCCACCAGACGCAGCAGGAACCACACCTGCTTCTGCCCGATGCAGGTCGGATGCTGGTGGTGGCGGACATAGCGGCTGGGCAGGCGATAACGCAGCCAGCCACGGGTGGCGCCAATGACCTCGACATGGTGCGGGGCCAGGCCGGTTTCCTCTTCCAGCTCGCGGTACATGGCTTCCAGCGGCGTCTCGTCGCTGCGCATGCCGCCCTGGGGGAACTGCCAGCCATCACGATTGACGCGGCGCGCCCAGAACAGCTGGCCGTCTGCATTGAGCAGAACGATGCCTACATTCGGACGATAGCCATCGACGTCGATCATGTTGCCTCCTGAAGCCGGGCGGTTACGACGGACGACTCACATCCGCCCTGGCTCGGGATGATTCAAGCACAGCCCAGGAAGGCCGGGCAACCGCACCACTTGAACCGGAAGCCGCAGCCCACTAAACTGCCGGGCCCTGCCTGGTCGACGCCACGTCGACATACCTTGCAGGCGGCACCCAAGGCTATGTAGCTCAGCCGGTTAGAGCACAGCACTCATAATGCTGGGGTCGGTGGTTCGAGTCCACCCATAGCCACCATCCGCCTGAAGACCGTCAAAAGCCCGCTCCCAGCGGGTTTTTTGCGTTCAAGGACTTAGCTTATCCGGCGGCGCAGTGCGGATGATCCTTATCCAAGTACCGACTCCAAGTACCGACTCGCCGGCCTTCCTGCGATTGGCTGATCGGATACTTAAGGGAGCTTTAGCCGAAGCCTAGCCTGCAGTTGTGGGAGAGCGATCTGAGCTGACCTCTAGTCAAGATCCGCTCTCACGGAATTAGGAAGCCATTGGCGTCCAGCTATTGTTATAGATCGCCATCCGCGACGGGCGTAGCTACGAGTTCAATCGCTTATTGTTCACGAAGCCTCTTGGCTTCTGCTAGGTCAATGCGAGCCTTGTGTCCGTGCTTGGCTAGCAGGTGAAGAAGATTTCCGCCGTTGAGGAGCGTGATGGGCTTATCGGTTGCAAACCTGTACGCGTCCGGACCGTAGTCACTGGTAGTAACCAGCAGACCCTTCATGGCGCCCTCGTTCATCATAGTTCCATACAGATCACGGACCGCCGAAACACCTACCGTGTTGGTGTAACGCTTCGCCTGGACCACAATTTTGCCCCCACGAATGGGGTCGGGGTCGAAAATAACAGCATCAACGCCTCCGTCCGCACTCGTTCGAGTGACCTTTACCTCGCCACCGCCAGCGGCGAATTCCTGCTCGAAAAGTTCTCTGACGAGATGTTCGAAATCCTCCCAGTCAATTGCGGCCAGATTTGTCCCTTCTTGGAGGCGCCCGGCTACCTCGTGGCTCGCTACAAATCGTGCGTCGTCCCTTTCCATCTGAATGATCGGCGCCACCGGCGTTAGCCCACTCAATTTAGAGGCTGCGACCCCTCGCAACTGCTTGAAGCAGGCTTTCGGGTCGACGCGTTTCAAATCAATCGCGAGGAACTCGTCCTTGAGCGCGTGAAGGGAGACTATGCAGGCTGTCTCTTCACGCCCGATGCTGCGGTTCACTGCAGTGACCCATCCGTTAAACACCACAGAGTCGACAACGTTCGCGGTGTCGCCTTCGAAGAGTTCGTGAATCGTCCGAAGTGCAAGCTGGTAGATAACGCTGTCGAACAAGCGGTTGTACTCCGCGTCGGACAGGAAGCTGTCTTTGAGCTCATCCCGAGAGGCGACGTAGGAGACCTTCGTCAGTCTAGGAATGTCTTCATGCGATGGAAGCTGAAAGTCGACGATGAGCAGCTTCGTCTGGGCGTTGTACTGGGTCGTATAGTCCTTCCTGATCCAGTCGGGATATTCCGAGGCGTTGAGGATCAGTTCCGCATTGGCCAGTACAGCGTCGGTCTCGCCGGCACGATATCGAGCAGCCAACTCCTGGATTCTGGCGTTGCTTTGCTCCTGGGCTGACTTGAAAGCGTTCTCTGCGTCCTGGAAAGCGATTTTCGCTGCGTCCAGCTGTTTCCGGGCCGCAGTGTTCGATGCGTCGGCGAGTCGGCGTTTCTCCTGCCACTCGTCATGGTCGGCGGCATAGAGTCGTTCGGATGCGGCAATCTTCGCGGCCTTGCGCCCACCAAAGATTTTGTCCAGTAAGCCAAGGACGGGCTGGTACTTGATAAATTTTGGATCAGGAGCGTTCGGTGCAGTGGCCTCATTTATTCCCATGGGCCACCCAGTATCGGCAAAGGTTACGTCTGGGTAAGGAGATCCATCAAAGCTACGAAAGGGCGTGTGATCTTCGAGCGAGCCCCAGTCGACAGCATCATTGACATCCAGTGTGGCCAGAAGGAGTCCCTC
This genomic window from Dyella terrae contains:
- a CDS encoding DUF6776 family protein — its product is MASRPPPRFVVRPHDAFVGRRRLWLGAAWVASLLIVGLVVGGIAHHGTPVAAEERQLKALTRQNNDLQQQVANLQRAGQVADIANSSLRKTLSEREEEISGLRADLGFYSRLTGGDAQREGLKVQEVRLQPVENSHAWNLTLSLTQNAKRGDDVTGNATVSIEGLRADKVVQLDWPSLGDTAQHDGIPFRFKYFQQLHSTIVLPADFRPTRLVIKVQPAGDDAVTRAVAWGEALSGHLTPTQGEQDAQP
- the bfr gene encoding bacterioferritin, which gives rise to MKGDAKVIEFLNKVLYNELTAINQYWLHYRMYKDWGYNELAEHEHKESIEEMKHADHLIERILFLDGLPNLQHLGKLRIGENPVECLQGDLDLEMAAVKDLREAIVYSESIADFVSRDLFKGILHDEEEHIDWLETQFSLIKDLSAERYLQSKIDS
- a CDS encoding (2Fe-2S)-binding protein codes for the protein MYICMCNAVTDGDIRRAASEGVHQFSELQARTGCSDCCGCCEQEARATLDMAVQQVLTTLPLVAVA
- a CDS encoding RNA pyrophosphohydrolase: MIDVDGYRPNVGIVLLNADGQLFWARRVNRDGWQFPQGGMRSDETPLEAMYRELEEETGLAPHHVEVIGATRGWLRYRLPSRYVRHHQHPTCIGQKQVWFLLRLVGAEEDLRLDACEKPEFDQWRWVDFWYPAAHVVNFKRQVYERALRHFAPLVETLLSVELGELPHPDRGDGSRKGKAAA
- a CDS encoding restriction endonuclease: MGQTGLVRFSEASWVYTSTGKVTGCRIEVWHTGLNEHRLLKAPDKDVLQNKMNALLATWTEKWERVSAKQQANSVKWKGKEQADAATADAQNTLQEAEGLLLATLDVNDAVDWGSLEDHTPFRSFDGSPYPDVTFADTGWPMGINEATAPNAPDPKFIKYQPVLGLLDKIFGGRKAAKIAASERLYAADHDEWQEKRRLADASNTAARKQLDAAKIAFQDAENAFKSAQEQSNARIQELAARYRAGETDAVLANAELILNASEYPDWIRKDYTTQYNAQTKLLIVDFQLPSHEDIPRLTKVSYVASRDELKDSFLSDAEYNRLFDSVIYQLALRTIHELFEGDTANVVDSVVFNGWVTAVNRSIGREETACIVSLHALKDEFLAIDLKRVDPKACFKQLRGVAASKLSGLTPVAPIIQMERDDARFVASHEVAGRLQEGTNLAAIDWEDFEHLVRELFEQEFAAGGGEVKVTRTSADGGVDAVIFDPDPIRGGKIVVQAKRYTNTVGVSAVRDLYGTMMNEGAMKGLLVTTSDYGPDAYRFATDKPITLLNGGNLLHLLAKHGHKARIDLAEAKRLREQ